Part of the Bacteroidota bacterium genome is shown below.
TGTACATGCTGCAAGTGCCGACCGACAAACAGGAATTAACGGACAAGGCGCTGCTCGTGCTCGAAGATTGGGCACAAGCATTGAGCTTTGACAACACGGAAATCGACAAGGAGCGCGGCGTGGTGCTCGAGGAATGGCGTTTGCGCAGTGGGGCCATGACCCGCATCATCCAGGAAACGATGCCGGTGATTACCAACGGTTCGCAGTATGCAAAACGCTTGCCGATCGGGTTGCCTGATGTCCTCAAAAACTTCAAATACGACGTCCTGAAGGACTTTTACAAGAAATGGTACCGCCCCGACCTGATGGCGGTGATCGCTGTCGGCGACTTTGACCTCGACAAAATGACCGAGCAGATCAAAACCAGATTCGGAGCTGTGCCTGCAAAACCCAATGCCGGCGAACGCCCGCTGTTCCCTGTTCCCGACCATGAAGACACAAAAATCAAGGTGGTCAACGATCCCGAATCGCAATTCACCTTGTTGCAGATCATGTTCAAGCACGACAATGTCCCTTATCAGACCGATGCCGATTTCCGCAACGACTTGGTATCGCAGTTGGGTGCTGCGATGCTCACCGGCCGATTGGACGAGTTGAAGCAAACGGGGCAACTTTCGACCTTGTTCAACATCGTCTATGATGGTGGCATCCAAGGAATTCGTGCAAAAAGCGCCATGAACATCATGGGAATCCTCAATGCCGAAGGTGCCAAAAAAGGAACCGAAATCATCCTTACGGAGATCGAGCGTGCGCGTCGCCATGGCTTCATTTCAACGGAATTTGAACGTCAAAAGGCCAAAATGGTCAAGGATGCCGAAAACCAATTCAACGAGCGCCAAAAGACCCCAAGCGACCAACTCGCCATGCAGTATGTCGATTGTTTCCTCGAAGCTGAGCCGACAGTCGGACCGGCTAAGAACCTCGATTTGATCAAATCCTTTCTTCCAGGAATCACTTTGGACGAGGTGAATGCCAAATTCAAATCCTTGTTGCAACAACGCAATGCCGTTGTTGTGCTCGCCGGAGCGGAAAAGGAAGGCGCAAAATTCCCTACCGAAGCTGAAATCCAAGCAAAGATCACGGCGTTGAGTTCGGAGAATGTCGAAGCCTACAAAGAATTGGTGGATGACCGTCCGCTGATTCCAACACAACCCGTTGCCGGAAAAGTGGCCTCGGAAACAAAGGATGCCAAATGGGGCATTACCGAATGGAAGTTGAGCAATGGCGCCAAAGTGATCCTGAAGCCGACCAAATTCAAAGACGACGAATTGATCATGGAGGCATTCAGCTTGGGTGGAACTTCGAAATTCAGCGATGCAGACTACAACAAAAGCTGGGCTTGCGCGCAATTGATCGGCCAAAGCGGTGTGGGACAATTCAAGGAATCGGTGTTGCAAAAGAAGCTCGCCGACAAGTCGGTGCAGATCTTCCCTTATGTCAACGACTATGAGGAGGGCATTTCTGCGTACTCGTCGGTC
Proteins encoded:
- a CDS encoding insulinase family protein; its protein translation is MKTPAKLRQLLLLLLLVITVTPLAPAQSATKLPFDPDVRTGKLPNGMTYYIRKNAEPANRAEFRLAVNAGSVLENDAQQGLAHFCEHMAFNGTAHFKKSELVDALEGMGVKFGPHLNAYTSFDETVYMLQVPTDKQELTDKALLVLEDWAQALSFDNTEIDKERGVVLEEWRLRSGAMTRIIQETMPVITNGSQYAKRLPIGLPDVLKNFKYDVLKDFYKKWYRPDLMAVIAVGDFDLDKMTEQIKTRFGAVPAKPNAGERPLFPVPDHEDTKIKVVNDPESQFTLLQIMFKHDNVPYQTDADFRNDLVSQLGAAMLTGRLDELKQTGQLSTLFNIVYDGGIQGIRAKSAMNIMGILNAEGAKKGTEIILTEIERARRHGFISTEFERQKAKMVKDAENQFNERQKTPSDQLAMQYVDCFLEAEPTVGPAKNLDLIKSFLPGITLDEVNAKFKSLLQQRNAVVVLAGAEKEGAKFPTEAEIQAKITALSSENVEAYKELVDDRPLIPTQPVAGKVASETKDAKWGITEWKLSNGAKVILKPTKFKDDELIMEAFSLGGTSKFSDADYNKSWACAQLIGQSGVGQFKESVLQKKLADKSVQIFPYVNDYEEGISAYSSVKDAETMLQLFYLYFTAPRQDSEAFAAFKETMKGMVGFSNGPEGQFRDSVAVTMAQHHLRRRPLTEARVNALDLQKSVMNYKDRFLEASDFTFVLVGNFDPEQIKPWVEKYIGGLPGMNRKEKYKDLGIEAPAGITKKVVKAGTDPKSMVSISIPGPLEYSEQNIYEMNAMLSVLRIMLRENMREEKGGVYGVGANARAASYPRQGYRVDINFGCAPERVDELIGAVWTEVKKLKAEGASEKNLQKVQEIDRRSRETDLQNNEWWQQTIRHMQLDGIPMSDLDKYNSWVDGLTGAKIAELAKKYLNEEHYIQVVLYPEK